Proteins encoded in a region of the Sphingomonas japonica genome:
- a CDS encoding TMEM175 family protein: protein MKTDRLMAFTDGVVAIAITIMVIDLHVPDTDSWQAIKPAVPLLATYALAYVNIAIFWINHHHMLATASRVNGRALWANLFLLFWLTLMPFVIRWIGLAGVTAQPVAAYGVVTVMAAFGYILLERELILAEGTQSRIRAVVGAREKEWISFALYGLGIPAAFVSPWLSISLYIAVSVTWLMPDRRFERWHNLQQSEGRHAPSR from the coding sequence ATGAAGACCGACCGCCTGATGGCTTTCACCGATGGGGTGGTGGCGATTGCGATAACGATCATGGTGATCGATCTGCATGTTCCGGATACCGACAGCTGGCAGGCGATCAAGCCCGCCGTTCCGTTGCTTGCCACCTATGCACTCGCCTACGTCAACATCGCCATCTTCTGGATCAACCATCATCACATGCTGGCGACTGCCAGCCGGGTGAACGGGCGGGCGCTCTGGGCCAATCTGTTCCTGCTGTTCTGGCTCACGCTGATGCCCTTCGTGATCCGGTGGATCGGCCTTGCGGGCGTTACGGCCCAGCCAGTCGCCGCCTATGGCGTGGTGACCGTGATGGCGGCCTTTGGCTATATCCTGCTCGAACGCGAGCTGATCCTGGCGGAAGGCACGCAGTCGCGCATCCGGGCAGTGGTCGGTGCGCGCGAGAAGGAGTGGATCAGTTTCGCGCTTTACGGACTTGGCATCCCCGCGGCATTCGTGTCGCCCTGGCTGTCCATTTCGCTCTACATCGCGGTTTCCGTCACCTGGTTGATGCCCGACCGCCGCTTCGAACGCTGGCATAATCTGCAGCAGTCGGAAGGCCGCCACGCACCATCGCGATAG